A region from the Microcella frigidaquae genome encodes:
- a CDS encoding protein jag — translation MTSTPDAVVDGTTLETTAAPAGVDEGDVAADYLEELLDLADLDGDIEITTTAGRVYLSIEADEPDALRVLSKPDTVAALQELTRLAVHARTGEFSRLILDIAGSRDARADELQRLVDRAVERLEAGAASAALPPMSSYERKLVHDLVAERGYVSESEGEGADRHTVIRRG, via the coding sequence ATGACCTCCACTCCTGATGCCGTCGTCGACGGCACGACCCTCGAGACCACGGCTGCCCCTGCGGGCGTCGACGAGGGCGACGTGGCCGCGGACTACCTCGAGGAGCTGCTCGACCTGGCCGACCTCGACGGAGATATCGAGATCACGACGACGGCCGGCCGCGTCTACCTCTCCATCGAGGCGGACGAGCCGGATGCTCTCCGCGTGCTCTCCAAGCCCGACACCGTCGCGGCGCTCCAGGAGCTCACCCGGCTGGCGGTGCACGCTCGCACGGGTGAGTTCTCCCGCTTGATCCTGGATATCGCCGGCTCGCGCGATGCCCGTGCCGACGAGCTACAGCGCCTGGTGGATCGGGCCGTCGAGCGCCTCGAGGCCGGGGCCGCGTCGGCTGCCCTCCCCCCGATGTCGAGCTACGAGCGCAAGCTCGTCCACGATCTGGTGGCTGAGCGCGGCTACGTCTCCGAGTCGGAAGGCGAGGGCGCGGACCGCCACACGGTCATCCGCCGTGGCTGA
- the rsmG gene encoding 16S rRNA (guanine(527)-N(7))-methyltransferase RsmG, whose protein sequence is MAEPGWGVSRETSPGPEPEPAAAAEVLGAALELGRRYAADLIEHGERLGLIGPLEVGRVWTRHVLNSALVAPFLQSGGRLADIGSGAGLPGLVLALVRPDVEVTLIEPMERRTDWLRDESARLGLTNVTVLRARAEDARDAGPFDQVTARAVSALRTLIPITAPLVRAGGELLFLKGARVDDEIAAATKVLQKHRVRDIAVLELGVGLLPEITRLFRATVGGAS, encoded by the coding sequence GTGGCTGAGCCGGGGTGGGGCGTTTCACGTGAAACATCGCCCGGCCCCGAGCCGGAGCCTGCGGCAGCAGCCGAGGTTCTCGGCGCCGCGCTCGAGCTCGGACGCCGGTACGCCGCCGACCTCATCGAGCATGGCGAGCGGCTTGGCCTGATCGGCCCCCTCGAAGTCGGACGTGTGTGGACGCGGCATGTGCTGAACAGTGCCCTCGTCGCCCCCTTCCTGCAGTCGGGAGGCCGCCTGGCCGACATCGGCAGCGGAGCCGGTCTCCCCGGCCTGGTGCTCGCGCTTGTCCGACCTGACGTCGAGGTCACGCTGATCGAGCCGATGGAGCGCCGCACCGACTGGCTCCGCGACGAGTCGGCCCGGCTGGGCTTGACAAACGTGACCGTGCTGCGGGCCCGAGCCGAGGATGCCCGTGACGCCGGACCTTTCGATCAGGTCACCGCGCGGGCGGTCAGCGCTCTCCGCACCCTGATTCCCATCACCGCACCCCTCGTCCGGGCGGGCGGCGAGCTGCTCTTCCTCAAGGGGGCGCGGGTCGACGACGAGATCGCCGCGGCGACGAAGGTACTGCAGAAGCACCGCGTCCGCGATATCGCGGTGCTCGAACTCGGGGTCGGGTTGCTGCCCGAGATCACCCGGCTGTTTCGGGCTACAGTAGGCGGGGCATCCTGA
- a CDS encoding ParA family protein, whose protein sequence is MTTEGVYDESTPLAREVAEITRRRLALEGASLPLPATTRVFTVSNQKGGVGKTTTTVNLAAALARSGARVLVIDLDPQGNASTALGVEHRAETPSVYDVVVGDSPLADVVQKSPEFETLYCVPATIHLAGAEIELVSLVAREQRLRTALDAFLAASGEPFHYVFIDCPPSLGLLTINAFVAAREVLIPIQCEYYALEGLSQLLNSIQLIERHLNPQLRVSTILLTMYDARTNLANQVVSDVREHFPQQVLETVIPRSVRISEAPSYGQSVISYDEGSPGSLSYLEAAAEIARRGEGA, encoded by the coding sequence GTGACGACCGAGGGCGTGTACGACGAGAGCACCCCGCTGGCCCGCGAGGTCGCGGAGATCACCCGTCGGCGGCTTGCCCTCGAGGGCGCGTCGCTGCCCCTTCCGGCGACAACGCGGGTCTTCACGGTGTCGAACCAGAAGGGCGGTGTCGGCAAGACCACGACGACCGTCAACCTGGCGGCGGCACTGGCGCGCTCGGGCGCCCGCGTGCTCGTCATCGATCTCGACCCGCAGGGCAACGCCTCCACTGCCCTCGGTGTCGAGCATCGCGCCGAGACGCCCAGCGTCTACGACGTGGTCGTCGGCGACTCCCCCCTCGCGGACGTCGTGCAGAAGAGCCCCGAGTTCGAGACCCTCTACTGCGTCCCGGCGACCATCCACCTGGCCGGTGCCGAGATCGAGCTGGTCTCGCTCGTCGCCCGCGAACAGCGCCTCCGCACGGCGCTCGACGCCTTCCTCGCAGCCAGCGGCGAGCCCTTCCACTACGTCTTCATCGACTGTCCGCCGTCGCTGGGCCTGCTCACCATCAACGCGTTCGTCGCCGCGCGCGAGGTGCTCATCCCCATCCAGTGCGAGTACTACGCGCTCGAGGGCCTCAGCCAGCTGCTCAACAGCATCCAGCTCATCGAGCGGCACCTGAATCCGCAGCTGCGGGTGTCGACGATCCTGCTGACCATGTACGACGCCCGTACGAACCTCGCGAACCAGGTCGTGAGTGATGTGCGCGAGCACTTCCCGCAGCAGGTGCTCGAGACGGTCATCCCGCGTTCCGTGCGCATCAGTGAGGCACCGAGCTACGGGCAGAGCGTGATCAGCTACGACGAGGGCTCCCCCGGCTCGCTCTCCTACCTGGAGGCCGCGGCGGAGATCGCTCGACGCGGAGAGGGGGCCTGA
- a CDS encoding ParB/RepB/Spo0J family partition protein, translated as MAQKRTGLGRGIGALIPTGEGERPVDVFFPAPAPTEGEQLAAVPGARLAAIAPSDIVPNPQQPRTEFREEELQELVHSVREFGVLQPIVVRERAGAQPGEPTYELIMGERRLRASTIAGLEAIPAIVRSTADENMLRDALLENLHRAQLNPLEEASAYQQLLEDFGITQEQLAERLGRSRPQITNTLRLLKLPEPVQARVAAGVLTAGHARAVLAAGSAAAMLKLADKIVNEELSVRQAEAAAAQIAGTTSGTKTTKPSAGSRQGQLNEIAERLGDRLDTRVTISLGQKKGSIVIDFATVGDLNRILGELGVDGFR; from the coding sequence ATGGCGCAGAAGCGCACCGGACTCGGGCGCGGCATCGGCGCGCTCATCCCGACGGGCGAGGGCGAGCGGCCCGTCGATGTCTTCTTCCCGGCTCCGGCACCGACCGAGGGCGAGCAGCTCGCGGCGGTGCCGGGTGCCCGTCTCGCGGCGATCGCGCCGAGCGACATCGTCCCCAACCCGCAGCAGCCGCGCACCGAGTTCCGCGAGGAAGAGCTGCAGGAGCTCGTGCATTCCGTGCGCGAGTTCGGGGTGCTCCAGCCCATCGTCGTGCGGGAGCGGGCCGGAGCCCAGCCCGGTGAGCCCACCTACGAGCTCATCATGGGTGAGCGCCGGCTCCGTGCATCCACCATCGCCGGTCTCGAGGCGATCCCCGCGATCGTCCGCAGCACCGCCGACGAGAACATGCTCCGGGATGCTCTGCTGGAGAACCTCCACCGGGCGCAGCTGAACCCGCTCGAGGAGGCCAGCGCGTACCAGCAGCTGCTCGAGGACTTCGGCATCACGCAGGAGCAGCTCGCCGAGCGGCTCGGGCGCTCGCGGCCGCAGATCACGAACACCCTCCGCCTGCTCAAGCTGCCGGAGCCGGTGCAGGCGCGCGTCGCCGCCGGCGTGCTGACCGCGGGCCACGCCCGTGCCGTCCTCGCCGCCGGGTCGGCGGCGGCGATGCTGAAGCTCGCCGACAAGATCGTCAACGAGGAGCTCTCGGTGCGGCAGGCCGAGGCGGCAGCGGCGCAGATCGCCGGCACGACGTCCGGCACGAAGACGACGAAGCCGTCGGCCGGTTCGCGGCAGGGTCAGCTGAACGAGATCGCCGAGCGTCTCGGCGATCGACTCGACACCCGCGTCACGATCAGCCTGGGGCAGAAGAAGGGGTCGATCGTGATCGACTTCGCCACGGTGGGCGACCTCAATCGGATCCTCGGCGAGCTCGGGGTCGACGGCTTCCGCTGA
- a CDS encoding D-alanine--D-alanine ligase, with amino-acid sequence MPTTPPPLASRVAVLAGGISHERDISLKSGRRVADGLAAHGVEVRLLDPDAALLPALLADRPDVVWPTLHGASGEDGALRSLLEFLGVPYVGSTAGATRLAWDKPRAKTIVERAGVPTPHSIALTRDAFRELGAESVLSVVRGELPPPVAVKPAQGGSAQGVTLVDSDDELRRAMVLAFTYCDVALIEQRITGTEVAIGIIDTGDGPRALPAVEIEPLSGVYGFEARYNAGETRFYAPARVAADVASRATEVALAAHEALGLRHISRIDLIIDGAGTPWFLEASVMPGLTETSTFALALEAAGYDVGWAYTELAQTAVRDAVR; translated from the coding sequence GTGCCCACCACACCCCCTCCGCTCGCATCCCGCGTCGCCGTGCTCGCCGGCGGCATCTCCCACGAGCGCGACATCTCGCTGAAGTCGGGCCGACGGGTGGCCGACGGACTCGCCGCCCACGGCGTCGAGGTGCGGCTGCTCGACCCCGACGCCGCCCTGCTGCCCGCCCTGCTCGCCGATCGGCCCGACGTGGTCTGGCCGACGCTGCACGGGGCGAGCGGGGAGGACGGGGCACTGCGGAGCCTGCTGGAGTTCCTGGGGGTGCCCTACGTCGGCTCGACCGCCGGAGCAACTCGGCTCGCCTGGGACAAGCCGCGCGCGAAGACCATCGTCGAGCGAGCAGGTGTGCCCACGCCGCACTCGATCGCGCTGACCCGCGACGCGTTCCGCGAACTGGGGGCGGAGAGCGTGCTGAGCGTGGTGCGGGGCGAGCTGCCGCCTCCCGTGGCCGTGAAGCCGGCCCAGGGCGGCTCGGCCCAGGGCGTCACGCTGGTCGACTCGGATGACGAGCTGCGGCGCGCCATGGTGCTCGCCTTCACGTACTGCGACGTCGCGCTCATCGAGCAGCGCATCACTGGCACCGAGGTGGCTATCGGCATCATCGACACGGGAGACGGTCCGCGGGCTCTGCCTGCCGTCGAGATCGAGCCGCTCTCGGGCGTGTACGGCTTCGAGGCGCGCTACAACGCGGGGGAGACGCGGTTCTACGCTCCGGCCCGCGTGGCGGCGGATGTCGCGTCGCGCGCGACCGAGGTGGCCCTGGCGGCACACGAGGCGCTCGGACTCCGGCACATCAGCCGCATCGACCTCATCATCGACGGAGCAGGAACCCCGTGGTTCCTGGAGGCGAGCGTCATGCCCGGACTCACCGAGACCTCGACCTTCGCGCTCGCGCTCGAGGCCGCTGGCTACGACGTCGGGTGGGCGTACACCGAACTGGCCCAGACCGCTGTGCGCGACGCTGTGCGCTGA
- a CDS encoding PLP-dependent aminotransferase family protein, producing the protein MTISSEGTTLDPWYEQYASRTAGLSASEVRALFAVASRPEVVSLAGGMPAVSALPLPVIAASMERVMSTRGPAALQYGSGQGTPELREQILEVMALEGIRAGVDDVVVTTGSQQALDLVAKLFLDPGDVVLAESPSYVGAMGIFRSYQAEVAHIPMDADGMIPTALSERIASLRAAGRSIKMLYLIPNFQNPAGVTLSSERRLAIIDIARSEGILIIEDNPYGLLWFDRPAPAAMRSVEDDGIVYLGSFSKTLAPGFRVGWALAPHGIREKLVLAAEASILSPSSLNQMIISDYLAHADWKGQIDVFRGLYRERRDAMLEALEQHLPDLTWEVPNGGFYVWVGLTEGLDSKAMLPRAVKELVAYTPGTGFYADGQGRQHLRLAFCYPQPAEIREGIRRLATVVRGEQELLETFSATGPIPAVAYDPHVAAPPPNIG; encoded by the coding sequence ATGACGATCTCCTCCGAGGGAACGACCCTCGACCCCTGGTACGAGCAGTACGCCTCGCGCACGGCGGGGCTGAGCGCCTCGGAGGTGCGCGCCCTGTTCGCCGTGGCCTCGCGGCCGGAGGTCGTCTCGCTCGCCGGCGGCATGCCCGCCGTCTCGGCGCTGCCCCTGCCGGTCATCGCGGCCTCAATGGAGCGAGTGATGAGCACGCGCGGTCCCGCCGCGCTGCAGTACGGCTCCGGACAGGGGACCCCCGAGCTCCGCGAGCAGATCCTCGAGGTCATGGCGCTGGAGGGCATCCGTGCCGGCGTCGATGACGTCGTCGTGACGACCGGGTCGCAGCAGGCGCTCGACCTGGTCGCCAAGCTCTTCCTCGATCCCGGCGACGTGGTGCTGGCCGAATCCCCGTCGTACGTCGGGGCGATGGGGATCTTCCGGTCGTATCAGGCCGAGGTCGCGCACATCCCGATGGATGCGGACGGGATGATCCCCACCGCTCTCAGCGAGCGCATCGCGAGCCTCCGCGCGGCCGGGCGCAGCATCAAGATGCTCTACCTGATCCCCAACTTCCAGAATCCCGCGGGCGTGACGCTCTCGAGCGAGCGCCGCCTGGCCATCATCGACATCGCGCGGTCGGAGGGCATCCTCATCATCGAGGACAACCCCTACGGCCTGCTGTGGTTCGACCGACCGGCCCCCGCCGCGATGCGCAGCGTCGAGGACGACGGCATCGTGTACCTGGGGTCGTTCTCGAAGACGCTGGCTCCCGGGTTCCGGGTCGGATGGGCGCTCGCGCCGCACGGTATCCGAGAGAAACTCGTTCTTGCGGCGGAGGCCTCGATCCTCAGCCCGAGCTCGCTCAATCAGATGATCATCAGCGACTACCTCGCGCACGCCGACTGGAAGGGCCAGATCGACGTCTTCCGCGGCCTGTACCGCGAGCGGCGGGATGCGATGCTCGAGGCCCTCGAGCAGCACCTCCCCGACCTCACGTGGGAGGTGCCGAACGGCGGCTTCTACGTCTGGGTCGGACTCACCGAGGGACTCGACTCGAAGGCGATGCTGCCCCGCGCCGTGAAGGAGCTCGTCGCCTACACGCCGGGCACCGGCTTCTACGCCGACGGCCAGGGCCGGCAGCACCTGAGGCTCGCGTTCTGCTACCCGCAGCCGGCCGAGATCCGCGAGGGCATCCGCCGCCTGGCCACCGTCGTGCGCGGCGAGCAGGAGCTCCTGGAGACCTTCTCGGCCACCGGGCCGATCCCGGCGGTCGCCTACGACCCGCACGTCGCCGCGCCGCCGCCCAACATCGGCTGA
- the trxA gene encoding thioredoxin: protein MSTRDVTDATFEAEVLKNEKTIMVDFWAEWCGPCRAVSPILDAIAAEHPDKLEIVKLNVDDNPETAMKYQITSIPAMKVFRGGEVVKTVIGAKPKPALEADLAEFLA, encoded by the coding sequence ATGAGCACCCGCGACGTGACCGATGCCACCTTCGAGGCCGAGGTTCTGAAGAACGAAAAGACGATCATGGTCGACTTCTGGGCCGAGTGGTGCGGCCCGTGCCGGGCCGTCTCGCCGATCCTCGACGCGATCGCGGCCGAACACCCCGACAAGCTCGAGATCGTCAAGCTCAACGTCGACGACAACCCCGAGACCGCGATGAAGTACCAGATCACCTCGATCCCCGCGATGAAGGTGTTCCGCGGCGGCGAGGTCGTCAAGACCGTCATCGGCGCGAAGCCCAAGCCGGCCCTCGAGGCCGATCTCGCCGAGTTCCTGGCCTGA
- the trxB gene encoding thioredoxin-disulfide reductase yields MRHVIIIGSGPAGYTAAIYAARANLAPLVIASSVEFGGELMKTTEVENFPGFPEGIMGPDLMTRMQQQAEKFGAEIIYDDVVALELEGPVKAVTLGNGDRHEAHAIIYATGSAYRKLGLPDEERLSGYGVSWCATCDGAFFRQKTVAVIGGGDSAMEEATFLTRFADTVYIVHRSDTFRASAAMLDRARADEKIQFITNARVQHIYGAELVTGIGLIDTVTGEERTLDVQGVFVAIGADPRTHLVHGVLELTEQGTIAVDGRSSRTSVPGVFAAGDVVDPTYKQAITAAGSGTVAALDAQHYLETIADSARAGSAAV; encoded by the coding sequence ATGCGCCACGTCATCATCATCGGCTCCGGCCCGGCCGGATACACGGCCGCCATCTACGCCGCGCGCGCCAACCTGGCCCCGCTCGTCATCGCGAGCTCGGTCGAGTTCGGCGGCGAACTGATGAAGACCACCGAGGTCGAGAACTTCCCCGGCTTCCCCGAGGGCATCATGGGCCCCGACCTCATGACCCGCATGCAGCAGCAGGCCGAGAAGTTCGGCGCCGAGATCATCTACGACGATGTCGTCGCGCTCGAGCTCGAGGGCCCGGTCAAGGCCGTCACCCTCGGCAATGGCGACCGCCACGAGGCGCACGCGATCATCTACGCGACCGGCTCTGCCTACCGCAAGCTGGGTCTGCCCGACGAAGAGCGCCTGAGCGGCTACGGCGTCTCGTGGTGCGCCACCTGCGACGGCGCCTTCTTCCGCCAGAAGACGGTCGCCGTCATCGGCGGCGGCGACTCGGCAATGGAGGAGGCGACCTTCCTCACCCGCTTCGCCGACACGGTCTACATCGTGCACCGCAGCGACACCTTCCGCGCCTCGGCCGCCATGCTCGACCGCGCCCGCGCCGACGAGAAGATCCAGTTCATCACCAACGCGCGCGTCCAGCACATCTACGGCGCCGAGCTGGTGACCGGCATCGGCCTCATCGACACCGTCACGGGCGAGGAGCGCACGCTCGATGTCCAGGGCGTGTTCGTGGCGATCGGCGCCGACCCGCGCACCCACCTGGTGCACGGCGTGCTCGAGCTGACCGAGCAGGGCACCATCGCGGTGGATGGCCGCTCGTCGCGCACGAGCGTGCCGGGCGTCTTCGCCGCGGGCGACGTGGTCGACCCGACCTACAAGCAGGCGATCACCGCCGCCGGCAGCGGCACCGTGGCCGCCCTCGATGCTCAGCACTACCTCGAGACCATCGCCGACTCGGCCCGCGCAGGCAGCGCGGCCGTCTGA
- the murJ gene encoding murein biosynthesis integral membrane protein MurJ, which yields MSQSGSIGRASVVLASGTVVSRILGFISAVLLTSTIGALGAGANAFALANSLPNAIYAVVAGGILSAVLVPQIVRASVNDDGGQLFINRLITIGVVVFLVAGALATLASPLLVDLYTAADETGQRGFSPAEVELAIAFAYWCMPQVLFYALYTLFGEVLNARRVFGPFTWAPAINNLVAIAGLIAFRLMFDADPGVAEAWSPEMVAVLGGSATLGVAAQAFVLVLFWRRAGLRYRPDFRWRGAGLRATGRAAGWVFAMILVMQVGGLVQTYVASIAATEDTASLMVMRTAWLLFMLPHSVIVVSLVTAYLTQMSTHARDGDTAAVRADTETSIRITALFMTLATAGLIAVAVPFGRIFDAAAVDPIAIVLVCFVIGLAPFSVYFVMMRVFYALDDTRTVFWLQVAYTIFFVLGALAASVLPTASIVPAIALVTSAGSFFQMILGGVALRRRLGGLDVRGIAVQVGIALLAGMAALGVGLGVAASLGAFTAGGFARDTVVTAGISILLIGLPMVAVFVGVLWLTRSPELTRALTLLGRFRGR from the coding sequence ATGAGCCAGAGCGGCAGCATCGGGCGAGCGAGCGTCGTCCTCGCCTCCGGCACGGTGGTGTCACGCATCCTGGGATTCATCTCGGCGGTGCTGCTGACGTCGACCATCGGCGCCCTCGGCGCGGGAGCGAACGCCTTCGCGCTCGCGAACTCGCTGCCCAACGCGATCTACGCGGTCGTCGCCGGCGGCATCCTCAGCGCGGTGCTGGTTCCGCAGATCGTGCGCGCGAGCGTCAACGACGACGGCGGACAACTGTTCATCAACCGGCTCATCACGATCGGCGTCGTCGTCTTCCTCGTCGCCGGAGCCCTGGCGACCCTCGCCTCCCCACTGCTCGTCGACCTGTACACGGCGGCTGACGAGACCGGGCAGCGGGGCTTCTCGCCCGCCGAGGTCGAGCTCGCGATCGCGTTCGCCTACTGGTGCATGCCGCAGGTGCTGTTCTACGCGCTCTACACGCTGTTCGGCGAGGTGCTGAACGCCCGCCGGGTGTTCGGCCCGTTCACCTGGGCGCCGGCGATCAACAACCTCGTCGCCATCGCCGGTCTGATCGCGTTCCGGCTGATGTTCGACGCGGATCCGGGTGTCGCGGAGGCCTGGAGCCCAGAGATGGTCGCCGTGCTCGGTGGCTCGGCGACACTGGGTGTCGCCGCGCAGGCCTTCGTGCTCGTCCTGTTCTGGCGTCGTGCGGGGCTGCGGTACCGGCCGGACTTCCGCTGGCGGGGGGCCGGACTGCGCGCGACAGGACGCGCGGCGGGCTGGGTGTTCGCGATGATCCTCGTGATGCAGGTCGGCGGGCTCGTGCAGACCTACGTCGCCTCGATCGCCGCCACGGAGGACACGGCGTCGCTGATGGTGATGCGCACGGCCTGGCTGCTGTTCATGCTTCCCCACTCGGTGATCGTCGTCTCGCTCGTCACCGCGTACCTCACCCAGATGAGCACCCACGCGCGGGATGGCGACACGGCGGCCGTGCGCGCCGATACCGAGACCTCGATCCGCATCACGGCTCTCTTCATGACGCTCGCCACCGCCGGGCTCATCGCCGTGGCGGTGCCGTTCGGGCGCATCTTCGATGCCGCCGCGGTCGACCCCATCGCGATCGTCCTCGTGTGCTTTGTCATCGGGCTCGCACCGTTCAGCGTCTACTTCGTGATGATGCGGGTGTTCTACGCACTGGACGACACCCGCACGGTGTTCTGGCTGCAGGTGGCGTACACGATCTTCTTCGTCCTCGGAGCGCTGGCGGCATCGGTGCTGCCCACCGCGTCGATCGTCCCGGCGATCGCCCTGGTCACCTCCGCCGGCTCGTTCTTCCAGATGATCCTCGGGGGCGTCGCCCTGCGGCGGCGGCTCGGCGGGCTCGACGTCCGCGGCATCGCGGTGCAGGTGGGCATCGCGCTGCTGGCCGGCATGGCGGCCCTCGGCGTCGGCCTCGGGGTCGCCGCCAGTCTCGGCGCCTTCACGGCCGGGGGGTTCGCCCGCGACACCGTCGTGACCGCTGGCATCAGCATCCTGCTCATCGGGCTTCCGATGGTCGCCGTGTTCGTCGGGGTCCTGTGGCTCACCCGGTCGCCCGAGCTCACCCGGGCGCTCACGCTTCTCGGGCGCTTCCGCGGTCGTTAA
- a CDS encoding DUF6049 family protein: MSAERVRGGRRAPGTLDHAAGHRRPGGRRGLRGPLVVGLLALSAALTSTPLLAPAGLAAAATTTATETRITLLAAPSASGIARPGEPLSVRVTVTNTGQEATPELALALAIEGARPSAPDRVEQWLAGSTIESDARTASTATISPIEPGASAVLDLIVPASRPAASGAFGARLAVVRATAGDELIAADRTAVVWVPTGSTPPSARTVFIAPISTPGIADGLLDAETLAALTAEAGDLHRQLDAVAGRPVLVAIDPRVVASIRLLGADAPASALAFLERLAAMPNETTLLPWADADALGVLAVGGRVPEPEGAGAVAPTDGEGASDDPEPSPSALDLATAAEWPTTFDELLWAGDGLSADLLSGIADAGARTVIAPSTALEGREVSQTAAGLRLIRADAALGAVARDASTAMSQQRFDRAVAQVSALLAAQAAADPQSVAVIPLSRDVLPSSDRLIDTIGRTVSLPWSTAGTLAEAVAEPSADAAITGAAASGARADAIEAALAAESADRAFAAVAVEPTAITDVRRLELLAALSQGWGDRSVDALTAFVEASARLRSGIRVAESSAITLLADRASLPVTVQNDLDVPVRVFVRVEPDTTQLRVLDPRVEVLVEPRSQTRAVVPVESLTNGRVDITVTVQDGSGTRISEPTRVSLNLLAGWETAGTITVGIAVVVLLVVGISRDIRKRRQQSAGETGRAETSTLETSTAESNGTER, encoded by the coding sequence ATGTCGGCCGAGCGGGTACGAGGGGGTCGTCGCGCGCCCGGCACGCTCGACCACGCCGCCGGCCATCGGCGCCCTGGAGGGCGGCGCGGGCTGCGCGGGCCCCTGGTGGTCGGACTCCTGGCGCTGAGCGCGGCTCTCACCTCGACTCCTCTGCTCGCCCCGGCGGGCCTGGCCGCGGCCGCAACGACGACCGCGACGGAGACGCGGATCACCCTGCTCGCCGCGCCCAGCGCGAGTGGCATCGCTCGTCCGGGTGAGCCCCTCAGCGTGCGGGTTACCGTGACCAACACGGGGCAGGAGGCCACGCCCGAGCTCGCGCTCGCCCTCGCGATCGAGGGCGCGCGGCCGTCCGCACCGGATCGCGTCGAGCAGTGGCTGGCAGGCTCCACCATCGAGTCGGATGCCCGGACCGCGAGCACGGCGACGATCTCGCCGATCGAGCCCGGTGCGAGCGCGGTGCTCGACCTGATCGTTCCCGCATCCCGCCCCGCTGCGAGCGGCGCTTTCGGAGCGCGGCTCGCCGTCGTGCGGGCGACCGCCGGCGATGAGCTCATCGCGGCCGACCGCACCGCCGTGGTCTGGGTTCCGACGGGCTCCACGCCGCCGAGCGCCCGCACCGTGTTCATCGCGCCCATCAGCACCCCCGGCATCGCCGACGGGCTGCTCGACGCCGAGACCCTGGCCGCACTGACCGCGGAGGCCGGCGACCTGCACCGGCAGCTCGACGCCGTCGCCGGGCGACCCGTGCTGGTCGCGATCGACCCGCGGGTGGTGGCCTCGATCCGGCTGCTGGGCGCGGACGCCCCCGCGAGCGCCCTGGCGTTCCTCGAGCGGCTCGCCGCCATGCCCAACGAGACGACCCTGCTTCCGTGGGCCGACGCGGATGCGCTCGGGGTGCTCGCCGTCGGCGGCCGCGTGCCCGAGCCCGAGGGGGCCGGAGCGGTCGCGCCGACCGACGGCGAGGGGGCGAGCGATGACCCTGAGCCATCGCCCTCCGCGCTCGATCTCGCCACGGCGGCGGAGTGGCCGACGACCTTCGACGAGCTGCTCTGGGCGGGTGACGGCCTGAGCGCCGACCTGCTGTCCGGCATCGCGGATGCGGGCGCGCGCACCGTCATCGCCCCGAGCACCGCCCTCGAGGGTCGCGAGGTCTCGCAGACCGCGGCTGGGCTGCGCCTGATCCGGGCCGATGCCGCCCTCGGAGCGGTCGCTCGCGACGCGAGCACGGCGATGTCGCAGCAGCGGTTCGACCGCGCCGTCGCGCAGGTATCGGCGCTGCTCGCCGCGCAGGCGGCCGCCGACCCCCAGAGCGTCGCCGTGATCCCGCTCAGTCGCGATGTTCTGCCCTCGAGCGACCGTCTGATCGACACGATCGGTCGCACGGTGTCGCTGCCGTGGTCGACCGCCGGCACGCTGGCCGAGGCTGTCGCGGAACCGTCGGCCGACGCCGCGATCACGGGAGCGGCCGCGAGCGGCGCTCGCGCGGACGCGATCGAGGCAGCGCTCGCCGCGGAATCGGCCGATCGCGCGTTCGCGGCGGTCGCCGTCGAGCCAACCGCGATCACTGACGTGCGACGGCTCGAGCTGCTCGCCGCCCTCTCACAGGGCTGGGGCGACCGCTCGGTCGACGCGCTCACCGCGTTCGTGGAGGCCTCCGCGCGGCTGCGCTCGGGCATCCGCGTTGCCGAGAGCAGCGCGATCACCCTCCTGGCCGATCGCGCCTCGCTGCCGGTGACGGTGCAGAACGATCTCGACGTCCCCGTGCGGGTGTTCGTGCGGGTCGAGCCTGACACCACGCAGCTGCGCGTGCTCGACCCGCGCGTCGAGGTGCTCGTCGAGCCGCGATCGCAGACACGGGCCGTGGTGCCGGTCGAGTCGCTCACGAATGGCCGGGTCGACATCACCGTGACCGTGCAGGACGGCTCCGGCACGCGGATCAGCGAGCCGACGCGGGTCTCGCTGAACCTGCTCGCCGGATGGGAGACGGCCGGCACGATCACCGTGGGAATCGCCGTCGTCGTGCTGCTCGTGGTCGGGATCAGCCGGGACATCCGCAAGCGCCGTCAGCAGAGCGCGGGAGAGACGGGCAGGGCGGAGACGAGCACGCTGGAGACGAGCACGGCCGAGTCGAACGGGACGGAGCGATGA